TTCCGCCTCCCGACATCCCGACAATCGCGACAGTTTCTCCCGGCTCAATGGTCAGATTGATGCGGTCCAGCACGAGTGGTCCTTCATCTCGATAACGGAACGATACATTTTCAAACCGGACTTCCCCCCGAACTCGTTTTGTGGACGGATCAACCGGCATTTCCCGTGCATCTGGCCGATCGACGATGTCATAGGATTCGTCGATAAATTCAAACATCCGATCCATTGAGGCGACAGCCTGAGTCAACACCGTAGAGGAGTTCACCAACCGCCTCAGTGGTGTGTAAAGTCGATCCAGGTAAGCATAGAAGGCGACCAAAGTCCCTACACTCATCGCTCCACCGATGACCTGATATCCGGCATACGCAATCACCAGAAGCGGAGCGATGTCCGTCACGGTATTGATGACAGCAAAGGTATTCGCATTCCATCGGGTTTGGGCCAATGCCTTTTGTAAAAAGTGCTCGTTTTCCTTGGCAAACTGTTTGCTCTCATGCTCTTCCATCGCAAAACTGCGAATGAGCGGCATACCGTTTACCCGCTCATACAGATGTCCTTGGAGACGCGCCAATGCAGCCGATCGATCCTTTGTCAGCTGCCGCAAGCGCTTGTAGAAATATTTAACGGAGATGCTGTACAGCGGAAATACGATGATCGCGACAATGGTCAGCTCGAGATCCATGTAGAACATGATTGCCAGCGTAAGGCCAATCGTGATCAAGTCCAGCCACAAATTCATGAGTCCGGTTTCCACAAAACTCTTGGTCGACTCGACATCATTGATCACACGGGATATCACTTCGCCCGTTTTTGTGTTGTTGTAGTAGCGCATAGAGAGCCGCTGCAAATGGGAGAACAATTGATTGCGGATGTCAAACAAGATCCTGCTGGATACCCATTGTGCGTAATATTGACGGATGTACTCTACAGGTGCGCGAACGACGGTAAACAACAGGAAGGCTCCCAGCATCAGCCAAAATAACTGTGTCAGCTTTTCTGCTTGAGGAATAGAACTTGGAAGCAGATCATCAATGACGTATTTGATCAAAAGCGGTAATGACAGAGGAATGGCAAACTTGATGATCCCGATCAGAATCGTGCCCGCTATTTGTTTCCAATAGGGCATGACATAGGATAAATAACGTCTTATGCTCAACAGCTATACGCCCCTTTGCAAAACAAGGAAATCCCTCCCCCGGCTTAACGGGAAAGGGATTATTCCTCATCATCTCGTACTAGAAGATAACGCTCGTACCAACGTTGAACGAAACCATTTTGAAACGGTCCGCGACGTGCACGCACCCAATCAAGCACTTCCCGCAAAGCAGTTTGTACTTGTTCCACAACAACAGGAGGATAGTTCATCTGTTTGCTGTGCATCAGAAACTCCTCTTCATCGAGGATGGAATACGTCATGTCAGGATAAACCTTCACGTCCAGATCGTAGTCTATGTAACTCAGCAGTTGCCCCTTCAGGCTGAATGGCGAACCAATATTGCAATAATAGTAAATGCCGTCATCACGAATCATCGCAATGGTATTAAACCACTGACCTCGACCAAATGTGCAA
This is a stretch of genomic DNA from Brevibacillus choshinensis. It encodes these proteins:
- a CDS encoding DUF402 domain-containing protein, which codes for MSPTPGSNIRIESYKHDHSLHRIWDKSTLIHTSDAVVIGGNDRVKVTEADGREWRTREPAICTFGRGQWFNTIAMIRDDGIYYYCNIGSPFSLKGQLLSYIDYDLDVKVYPDMTYSILDEEEFLMHSKQMNYPPVVVEQVQTALREVLDWVRARRGPFQNGFVQRWYERYLLVRDDEE
- a CDS encoding ABC transporter ATP-binding protein yields the protein MSIRRYLSYVMPYWKQIAGTILIGIIKFAIPLSLPLLIKYVIDDLLPSSIPQAEKLTQLFWLMLGAFLLFTVVRAPVEYIRQYYAQWVSSRILFDIRNQLFSHLQRLSMRYYNNTKTGEVISRVINDVESTKSFVETGLMNLWLDLITIGLTLAIMFYMDLELTIVAIIVFPLYSISVKYFYKRLRQLTKDRSAALARLQGHLYERVNGMPLIRSFAMEEHESKQFAKENEHFLQKALAQTRWNANTFAVINTVTDIAPLLVIAYAGYQVIGGAMSVGTLVAFYAYLDRLYTPLRRLVNSSTVLTQAVASMDRMFEFIDESYDIVDRPDAREMPVDPSTKRVRGEVRFENVSFRYRDEGPLVLDRINLTIEPGETVAIVGMSGGGKSSLISLLPRFWDVTEGRITVDGVDVRDVKQRSLRHHIGMVQQDNILFSESAKVNILMGNPDADDEAVVRAAKAANAHEFLAELPNGYDTELGERGVKLSGGQKQRVAIARVFLRDPGILILDEATSALDLESEHMIQESLAHLTKDRTTIIVAHRLSTITHADKIVVMKEGQIVEQGKHEELLEKRGVYHSLWSVQDLGTLQEG